In Paenibacillus sp. J23TS9, a single genomic region encodes these proteins:
- a CDS encoding helix-turn-helix transcriptional regulator, whose product MEPSNPTRLVELAQFLKTRRARISPEQAGLPHGGRRRTPGLRRGEVAQLSGVSVDWYTWLEQARNIQVSTPVLDSIARALQLDSNERNHLFMLALQQLPADLTPAENNISPTFQSFLDLQGTSPAYVTDQRLNIVAWNRAASLIYGNYEAMSIRERNTVWRTFTSTYVRQLLQENWEAHARHRLAQFRTSYGKFAGDPWWMEIIEELNQASPEFRAWWPKHDVLNGPEGKKINHHPTAGLLVFDQISFLVSDASHLTVTINLPSNDATISELGKLLSE is encoded by the coding sequence ATGGAACCATCAAACCCTACGAGGCTTGTTGAATTGGCGCAGTTTTTGAAGACGCGCCGCGCCCGTATTTCACCCGAACAAGCGGGTCTGCCTCATGGAGGTCGGCGGCGCACGCCGGGACTCAGACGCGGGGAAGTGGCGCAGCTCTCAGGTGTCAGTGTGGACTGGTACACATGGCTGGAGCAAGCGCGAAACATTCAGGTATCCACCCCAGTCCTAGATAGCATTGCACGGGCTCTCCAGCTCGATTCCAATGAACGGAATCATTTATTTATGCTGGCACTGCAGCAGCTGCCTGCCGATCTGACGCCAGCAGAAAACAACATTAGTCCGACCTTTCAGAGCTTCCTTGATCTGCAGGGAACAAGCCCGGCCTATGTTACCGATCAGCGACTGAATATTGTGGCATGGAACAGGGCTGCAAGCCTGATTTACGGGAATTACGAGGCAATGTCGATACGTGAACGAAATACGGTATGGCGGACGTTCACTTCTACGTATGTACGGCAATTACTTCAGGAGAATTGGGAAGCTCATGCCCGGCACCGTTTGGCTCAATTTCGTACCAGCTACGGAAAATTCGCTGGTGATCCCTGGTGGATGGAGATCATTGAGGAACTGAATCAAGCAAGCCCGGAATTTAGGGCATGGTGGCCGAAGCATGATGTTCTAAATGGCCCTGAAGGAAAGAAAATCAATCATCACCCAACAGCCGGTCTGCTCGTATTTGATCAGATTTCTTTTCTTGTATCTGATGCTTCCCACCTTACCGTAACGATCAATTTACCATCAAATGATGCTACAATTTCCGAGCTAGGTAAGCTTCTATCCGAGTAA
- a CDS encoding MFS transporter produces MEKAIQSQPNRTGKSAKTLLLFGLSLGYFMVLLDMTVVSVALPAIRVDLSGGISGLQWVVNAYTIVFAGLLLSMGAFADKLGAKHVYMGGLALFLVASALSAAVSTLGALIGLRAILGIGAAALTPASLTLIAHAYPVPAERARALGIWAAVTGGAMAAGPVIGGLLADSFGWRSIFLLNVPLAAISLIMTFLFVRETDLNPQRSFDLGGQITAIVAITALSFGLMEGETNGWDSPVIIAAFSLALLSALLFWIVEAKGKSPLLPLRLFKNATVSAGMLAGMAINIGLSGILFVLPLFLQQIRGLSAHIAGLALLPMMIPLACNPILTGCIVGRIGARIPMTVGFSLGAVGTLLQVWTGVNTSYAITMVGLLLIGFGVSLTIPSLMTAVISSVPKEQTGAISGALNSSRQLGATLGVAILGTLLRGSKSFIAGMHVSLIVTTVILFGGSLLSLVFIGRKQS; encoded by the coding sequence TTGGAAAAGGCAATTCAATCTCAACCCAACAGAACCGGCAAGTCTGCCAAAACACTGTTGCTTTTCGGACTTTCGCTCGGATACTTTATGGTACTCCTGGATATGACGGTGGTGAGCGTCGCGCTTCCGGCGATTCGGGTCGATTTGAGCGGAGGGATATCCGGCCTTCAATGGGTGGTGAACGCCTACACGATCGTATTTGCCGGTTTACTGCTATCCATGGGCGCGTTTGCTGACAAGCTTGGAGCCAAACATGTCTATATGGGTGGTCTAGCTCTATTTCTCGTCGCATCGGCCCTCTCAGCAGCCGTTTCGACACTAGGCGCGCTTATCGGCTTACGTGCAATACTCGGCATAGGAGCAGCAGCGCTTACGCCAGCCTCGCTCACTCTGATAGCCCATGCTTACCCGGTACCCGCTGAACGTGCCCGGGCGCTTGGCATTTGGGCAGCGGTTACCGGGGGAGCGATGGCGGCAGGACCTGTTATCGGAGGACTACTTGCGGATTCGTTCGGCTGGCGCAGCATTTTCCTTCTCAACGTACCGCTTGCAGCCATTAGCTTGATCATGACTTTCCTGTTCGTCAGGGAAACGGATCTTAATCCGCAGCGCAGCTTTGACTTGGGGGGGCAAATCACGGCTATTGTGGCCATAACTGCATTGTCCTTTGGACTGATGGAGGGGGAAACGAACGGCTGGGATTCACCGGTTATTATCGCGGCATTTAGTCTGGCTCTATTGAGCGCCCTCCTTTTTTGGATTGTGGAAGCAAAAGGCAAGTCACCGTTGCTTCCGCTGCGGCTATTTAAGAATGCGACAGTATCGGCCGGAATGCTTGCCGGAATGGCGATTAACATCGGCCTGTCAGGGATTCTATTTGTACTGCCCTTATTTCTTCAACAAATACGCGGACTATCGGCCCACATCGCCGGACTCGCGCTCCTGCCCATGATGATTCCACTGGCCTGCAATCCCATTCTGACCGGTTGCATTGTGGGCAGAATCGGAGCGCGGATACCGATGACTGTCGGCTTTAGCCTTGGAGCAGTGGGTACGCTGCTGCAAGTGTGGACGGGAGTGAACACGAGCTATGCGATTACGATGGTTGGATTGCTGCTGATCGGTTTCGGAGTGTCCTTAACAATTCCTTCGTTAATGACGGCCGTAATCTCTTCTGTCCCTAAGGAACAGACCGGTGCGATATCAGGCGCTCTCAATTCAAGCCGCCAGCTTGGCGCAACGCTGGGGGTCGCCATCCTCGGCACGCTTCTGAGAGGCAGCAAATCGTTTATTGCAGGAATGCATGTATCGCTTATCGTAACAACTGTTATTTTGTTCGGTGGCAGTTTGCTATCGCTCGTATTTATCGGCAGAAAACAATCATAG
- a CDS encoding SDR family NAD(P)-dependent oxidoreductase has protein sequence MQPSFSIQNKIAIVTGASKGIGYGLAKSLAAAGAIVAVMARSRVSLDQLVEEITEAGGQAKAYELDVRDVKQIGNVFGQVAEDFGRLDIVVNNAGLGEGMPAADVTEEYWDEMMDVNLKGVFFCCQAAGRIMLEQGSGKIINVSSQVSIVGIADGVAYCASKGGMNQLTKVLALEWSGRGVCINAVGPTFIYTPGTAERLDTPEFRDEVLARIPAGRIGTIEDVAGAVIYLASPASDLVTGTLLLVDGGWTAQ, from the coding sequence ATGCAGCCCAGTTTCAGTATCCAGAATAAAATAGCAATTGTAACAGGCGCAAGCAAAGGCATCGGCTATGGCTTGGCCAAATCCCTGGCAGCAGCCGGGGCGATCGTTGCCGTTATGGCCCGGAGCAGAGTCTCACTTGACCAACTAGTAGAAGAGATTACTGAAGCGGGGGGCCAAGCAAAGGCCTACGAGCTGGATGTACGCGACGTGAAACAGATCGGAAACGTATTCGGTCAGGTTGCCGAGGATTTCGGAAGGCTGGATATTGTTGTGAATAATGCTGGCTTGGGTGAGGGGATGCCGGCAGCAGATGTGACGGAAGAATATTGGGATGAAATGATGGACGTCAATTTGAAAGGCGTATTTTTCTGCTGCCAGGCTGCCGGTCGTATAATGCTGGAACAGGGTAGCGGCAAGATCATCAATGTCAGTTCGCAGGTTAGCATCGTAGGGATCGCCGATGGGGTTGCCTATTGCGCTTCGAAAGGCGGGATGAATCAATTAACGAAGGTGCTCGCTTTGGAATGGTCCGGCCGTGGTGTCTGCATTAATGCCGTTGGCCCAACATTCATCTATACGCCGGGTACAGCCGAACGTTTGGATACGCCTGAATTCAGAGACGAGGTGTTAGCCCGAATTCCTGCAGGCAGGATCGGTACGATTGAAGACGTGGCAGGAGCCGTGATTTATTTGGCCTCCCCGGCATCCGATCTCGTTACAGGCACTCTGCTGCTGGTAGATGGTGGTTGGACGGCTCAGTAA
- a CDS encoding DUF4037 domain-containing protein: MSFIHGIELCRRFHAEVVEPLMTDTFPFLLYSAALLGPGSEVLGYDTEMSTDHDWGPRVYLFFSEEDIGYSEQIIGSLLERAPDQFYGIPVDVNMSVITTIPMFVESCLGLHIHEPMETEDWLTFPSQSLLEITRGSVFRDDTGQLTALRKQFNYYPHSIWLYLMASNWQRIGQEEHLMLRSGYAGDELGSAVIASRIVRDIMNICFLMERQYAPYPKWFGTAFSRLKCSDPLTPSLWTAQTATTWRDRENALNSAYTHLSSMHNRLGITEMIPNNVSTFYDRPFKVMHGEGIAKVILKHISDKNIRQLAEKRLIGNIDQITDNTDFRNISHLAGAEGKYAKEALKRLLKPFNRA; the protein is encoded by the coding sequence ATGTCATTTATTCACGGGATAGAATTATGTCGCAGGTTCCATGCCGAAGTCGTTGAACCTTTAATGACTGATACTTTTCCGTTTCTGCTGTATTCGGCGGCTTTATTGGGGCCCGGTAGTGAAGTTCTGGGCTATGATACGGAAATGTCAACGGATCATGATTGGGGACCACGCGTATATCTGTTTTTTAGTGAAGAAGATATTGGCTATTCAGAACAGATAATAGGATCTTTGCTAGAGCGGGCGCCTGATCAGTTTTATGGCATTCCGGTCGATGTAAACATGAGCGTGATTACAACGATACCCATGTTCGTCGAAAGCTGCCTGGGTCTTCATATCCATGAACCCATGGAAACAGAGGATTGGCTGACATTCCCTTCGCAGTCGCTTCTCGAGATAACTAGAGGATCCGTATTTAGGGATGATACAGGTCAACTTACCGCGTTACGCAAACAATTCAATTATTATCCTCACTCGATTTGGTTGTACCTAATGGCATCCAATTGGCAGCGAATCGGTCAAGAGGAGCATCTGATGCTTCGTTCGGGTTATGCAGGTGATGAACTAGGCTCAGCGGTTATTGCTTCACGAATTGTCCGCGACATCATGAATATTTGCTTTTTAATGGAACGTCAGTACGCGCCTTATCCCAAATGGTTTGGGACTGCATTTAGTCGTTTGAAATGCTCTGATCCCTTAACGCCTAGTCTTTGGACTGCTCAAACGGCGACTACATGGAGAGATCGTGAGAACGCATTGAATAGTGCTTATACGCACTTATCGAGCATGCATAATAGGCTCGGGATCACTGAAATGATCCCCAATAACGTTTCAACCTTCTACGATCGTCCCTTCAAAGTAATGCATGGCGAAGGAATTGCTAAAGTTATTTTGAAACATATTTCGGATAAAAACATTCGCCAGTTAGCTGAAAAACGCTTAATCGGTAACATCGATCAGATTACAGACAATACAGACTTCAGAAATATAAGTCATTTGGCTGGAGCTGAAGGAAAATATGCGAAAGAGGCACTGAAAAGACTACTTAAGCCTTTCAATAGAGCATAA
- a CDS encoding suppressor of fused domain protein yields the protein MNEELNTSGWDAIDQQLSKIYRDQEPKHYGTLISYALGGQDPLDGISAYKRDTPAPHWHFVTYGFTELYEKESDHVEDSGYGFELTLRLARKEEEEEPPAWALNLLQNMGRYVFNSGNIFRSGDYLDANGPICLNADTRLTALAFVHDPELPAIHTSNGRVEFLQMVGMTGDELEAMQTWNTLGVLSAGLDYMPYYITDLTRDSLLQVPSISEKIEQGMEEEGSNTGFLYVDQLAWTPGKKGWLNKSPDMLKLGAKQAGIIGKLLRGRILKGKSLSLVGPEVRLVFEPGEKAECAMQENEVRITLDALTTADFSRNLLPRESIFEVSSLQGIAIQIVKTSIKDHEGNVVKTIG from the coding sequence ATGAATGAAGAACTAAACACTTCCGGTTGGGATGCGATTGATCAGCAACTATCGAAGATTTACCGGGATCAAGAGCCAAAGCATTATGGAACGCTCATTTCATATGCACTTGGGGGTCAAGATCCGTTGGATGGAATCAGTGCGTATAAGCGTGATACACCAGCCCCGCACTGGCACTTCGTAACCTATGGATTCACGGAGCTGTATGAAAAGGAATCGGATCATGTCGAGGACAGTGGTTATGGATTTGAATTGACGTTAAGACTCGCCCGGAAGGAAGAAGAGGAAGAGCCGCCTGCATGGGCGCTAAACCTGCTTCAAAATATGGGCAGATATGTTTTTAATAGCGGAAATATTTTTAGATCAGGTGATTACTTGGATGCAAACGGTCCCATATGCCTGAATGCAGATACACGCCTCACCGCGCTGGCCTTTGTGCATGATCCTGAGCTACCTGCAATCCATACATCAAATGGACGGGTGGAGTTCTTGCAGATGGTTGGCATGACGGGTGATGAACTTGAAGCCATGCAAACCTGGAATACCCTTGGAGTGCTCTCCGCAGGTCTCGATTATATGCCATATTACATAACCGATTTAACGAGAGATTCACTTCTTCAAGTTCCTTCCATCTCGGAAAAGATTGAACAGGGAATGGAAGAAGAAGGCTCGAATACCGGCTTTTTATATGTGGATCAGCTGGCTTGGACTCCGGGCAAGAAAGGTTGGCTAAACAAGTCTCCCGATATGCTCAAGTTAGGTGCGAAGCAAGCAGGAATCATTGGAAAGCTGCTCCGCGGACGAATTTTGAAAGGGAAAAGCCTGAGCTTGGTGGGCCCTGAAGTCCGGCTTGTTTTTGAACCAGGGGAGAAGGCTGAGTGTGCAATGCAAGAAAATGAGGTCCGGATTACTCTGGATGCATTGACAACGGCGGATTTCAGCCGGAACTTACTGCCTAGGGAAAGCATTTTTGAGGTTTCTTCTTTACAAGGCATCGCCATTCAAATTGTGAAAACCAGCATTAAGGATCATGAAGGAAATGTAGTAAAGACCATCGGTTGA
- a CDS encoding PadR family transcriptional regulator, whose product MNKLKDMLPLTEAFYYILIALYKEPSHGYGIMQDTEKLSHGRVKIGAGTLYTALNTLLNKGLIDHYPIPEGTDSRRKMYEITENGKMVVAAEIERLEELLKAGQQVRIDEKE is encoded by the coding sequence TTGAATAAACTGAAAGACATGCTTCCATTGACTGAAGCCTTCTATTATATTCTGATTGCATTGTATAAAGAGCCTTCACATGGATACGGGATTATGCAAGATACCGAGAAATTAAGCCATGGCAGAGTAAAAATTGGAGCCGGCACATTGTATACCGCTCTTAACACATTACTGAATAAAGGATTAATTGACCATTATCCCATTCCCGAAGGAACCGATAGTCGGCGCAAGATGTACGAAATTACGGAAAACGGAAAAATGGTTGTCGCAGCAGAAATTGAACGTCTTGAGGAGCTATTGAAGGCTGGGCAGCAAGTACGGATTGACGAAAAGGAGTGA
- a CDS encoding DUF2812 domain-containing protein has product MGERLEKRYRLTMSWNYEKEEQWINELSEQGLHLKKAGALKSFFTNDPTTRYTYRLDYQPGLKKNHAMQDYLDLYQDAGWEYVVSYGSAWHYFRKEFIPGEPPRLYTDRESLIAQYKKIQRVMGGVFIANIVIFSANMTNLLSRFSDRLWGIIVPVMAIYFILFVLLGFGYVKTGNKIKKLVK; this is encoded by the coding sequence ATGGGAGAGCGCTTGGAGAAAAGATACCGTCTAACGATGAGCTGGAATTATGAGAAAGAGGAACAATGGATCAATGAACTATCCGAGCAAGGACTACATCTGAAAAAGGCCGGAGCTTTAAAAAGCTTTTTCACAAATGACCCGACGACTCGATACACGTATCGCTTGGATTATCAGCCTGGCCTTAAGAAAAATCATGCGATGCAGGATTATCTCGATTTGTATCAGGATGCGGGTTGGGAGTATGTAGTCTCCTACGGAAGTGCTTGGCACTATTTCCGTAAGGAATTTATCCCGGGAGAACCCCCTCGATTATATACGGACCGAGAGTCCCTCATCGCGCAATACAAAAAAATCCAACGTGTGATGGGTGGCGTATTTATCGCTAATATAGTGATTTTTTCAGCCAATATGACCAATCTTCTGTCCCGGTTTAGTGACAGGTTATGGGGAATCATTGTTCCTGTCATGGCCATTTATTTCATTCTCTTTGTATTGCTTGGATTTGGTTATGTGAAGACGGGCAATAAAATCAAAAAGCTTGTAAAATAA
- a CDS encoding GNAT family N-acetyltransferase has product MRNQKNDFQVLIKPWNESNLDLLYRLNTPEMLEYLGGPESEEQVIERHKRYIGVAETGTGCMFSIMLAPHDEPVGNVGYWESVWQEETIYEIGWGILPPFQNQGIAAAATTSAIASAREQKKHRYMHAFPSVDNSASNGICRKLGFTLISECDFEYPKGSFMRCNNWRLDLK; this is encoded by the coding sequence TTGCGAAATCAGAAAAACGATTTTCAGGTGCTTATCAAACCATGGAATGAGTCCAATCTTGATCTGTTGTACCGTTTGAATACGCCGGAAATGCTAGAGTATCTTGGCGGTCCGGAATCAGAGGAACAAGTCATTGAAAGGCACAAGCGATACATCGGGGTCGCAGAAACAGGTACAGGTTGCATGTTCAGCATCATGTTGGCCCCTCATGACGAACCCGTCGGCAACGTTGGTTATTGGGAGAGCGTCTGGCAAGAGGAGACAATCTATGAAATCGGCTGGGGCATCCTTCCCCCATTCCAGAATCAGGGTATAGCAGCTGCCGCGACAACATCGGCCATTGCCAGTGCTCGCGAACAGAAAAAACACCGTTATATGCATGCCTTCCCATCGGTCGATAATTCTGCTTCTAACGGAATATGCCGTAAACTCGGCTTCACACTGATCTCCGAATGTGATTTCGAATATCCGAAAGGAAGCTTCATGAGATGCAATAATTGGCGCCTGGACTTGAAATAA
- a CDS encoding phosphoenolpyruvate hydrolase family protein, whose translation MKTRTEILAELKAEVTAGHVLLGAGAGTGISAKSAEAGGVDLIIIYNSGRYRMAGRGSLAGLMAYGDANQIVVDMGNEVLPVVKDTPVLAGVCGTDPFRIMDIFLKQLKEQGFAGVQNFPTVGLIDGVFRANLEETGMGYDLEVDMIRKAHELDLLTTPYVFDVEQAKKMAEAGADVLVAHMGLTTKGTIGAKTALTLDDCVEKIQAICDAGKAVNPDIMILCHGGPIAEPGDAEYVLSKTKGVEGFFGASSIERFATEVGIKQQTEAFKNISK comes from the coding sequence ATGAAAACAAGAACAGAGATATTGGCAGAATTAAAAGCAGAGGTAACCGCAGGGCATGTACTTTTGGGAGCAGGCGCAGGAACCGGGATTTCAGCGAAAAGCGCCGAAGCAGGCGGAGTCGATCTGATTATTATATACAACTCGGGACGTTACCGGATGGCTGGACGCGGCTCACTCGCAGGACTGATGGCTTACGGGGATGCCAATCAAATCGTCGTTGATATGGGGAACGAGGTGCTTCCTGTGGTGAAGGATACACCCGTATTGGCTGGCGTATGTGGCACAGATCCATTCCGCATCATGGATATTTTCTTGAAACAGCTTAAAGAGCAGGGATTTGCAGGCGTACAAAACTTTCCCACCGTTGGTCTGATCGACGGGGTATTCCGTGCGAATCTTGAAGAGACAGGAATGGGATACGATCTGGAAGTGGATATGATCCGGAAAGCACATGAGCTGGATTTGCTGACAACGCCATACGTATTTGATGTAGAACAAGCGAAAAAGATGGCTGAAGCCGGGGCGGATGTTCTGGTCGCTCATATGGGATTGACGACAAAAGGGACCATTGGTGCCAAAACTGCGCTGACCCTAGATGATTGCGTTGAGAAAATCCAGGCGATTTGTGATGCAGGCAAAGCGGTTAATCCGGATATCATGATCTTGTGTCATGGCGGTCCGATTGCAGAGCCCGGGGATGCAGAGTATGTACTCTCGAAAACCAAGGGAGTGGAAGGCTTCTTCGGAGCATCCAGCATTGAGCGTTTTGCCACCGAGGTTGGTATCAAGCAGCAAACGGAAGCATTTAAGAACATATCGAAGTAA
- a CDS encoding Tm-1-like ATP-binding domain-containing protein encodes MKTIAIAGTFDSKGIEFLYVKSVIESLGLNTFTIHSGVFEPMFTPDVSNAEVGEAAGLDMVEIAARKDRAAGTEALAKGMERIIPRLYAEGKFDGILSFGGTGGTSIVTAGMRALPIGVPKLMVSTVASGNTAPYVGTSDIVMFPSFVDVAGLNSFSTKIFTNAVHAMAGMIQFESEPPRDKKPLIAATMFGVTTPCVTYAREFLEEQGYEVLVFHATGTGGQTMESLIEGGFIDGVLDLTTTEWCDELVGGVLAAGPNRLEAAGRCKVPQVVSTGALDMVNFGPYDSVPEVFKDRNLYKHNPSVTLMRTTVEENRQLGEIIAGKLNQAQGPTVLILPLKGVSMLDVEGEPFRGIEEDEVLFNTLKQNIDRQAVELIEVDTDINDQAFAVAAAKKLVELIQQSQPQNIMN; translated from the coding sequence GTGAAAACGATAGCCATTGCGGGAACATTTGATTCAAAAGGTATTGAATTCTTATATGTGAAATCCGTCATCGAGAGTCTGGGCCTAAATACATTCACGATTCATAGCGGAGTATTCGAGCCCATGTTTACGCCGGATGTATCCAATGCAGAAGTCGGAGAGGCTGCTGGCCTTGATATGGTTGAAATTGCTGCCAGAAAGGACCGGGCTGCCGGTACGGAGGCGTTGGCAAAAGGAATGGAGAGAATCATTCCCCGGCTGTATGCTGAAGGGAAGTTCGACGGCATTTTATCTTTTGGCGGTACCGGAGGAACGTCTATCGTCACTGCCGGCATGAGGGCATTGCCGATTGGTGTACCCAAATTGATGGTCTCTACGGTTGCTTCCGGGAATACAGCTCCATATGTGGGGACAAGCGATATTGTCATGTTTCCATCCTTTGTGGACGTGGCAGGATTGAATTCGTTTTCAACCAAAATCTTTACCAACGCCGTACATGCAATGGCCGGTATGATCCAGTTTGAATCCGAGCCTCCCCGGGATAAAAAACCGCTGATTGCGGCCACCATGTTCGGCGTCACCACGCCATGTGTTACTTACGCAAGAGAATTCCTGGAGGAGCAAGGATATGAAGTGCTTGTTTTCCATGCGACAGGTACCGGCGGTCAAACGATGGAAAGCCTCATTGAAGGCGGGTTCATCGACGGCGTACTGGATCTCACGACAACCGAATGGTGCGATGAGCTGGTTGGGGGCGTGTTAGCTGCGGGTCCGAATCGGCTTGAGGCGGCCGGACGGTGCAAAGTGCCGCAGGTCGTATCGACAGGGGCGCTGGATATGGTGAACTTCGGACCGTACGATTCCGTACCTGAAGTCTTCAAGGATCGCAATCTGTACAAGCATAATCCATCGGTAACGCTCATGCGGACAACGGTGGAAGAGAACCGTCAGCTAGGGGAGATCATTGCCGGGAAATTAAATCAAGCGCAGGGCCCAACCGTGTTGATTCTTCCTTTGAAAGGCGTGTCGATGCTCGATGTTGAAGGGGAGCCGTTCCGTGGCATCGAGGAGGATGAAGTACTATTTAACACATTGAAACAGAACATTGACCGTCAAGCCGTTGAACTGATCGAAGTAGACACAGATATTAATGATCAAGCCTTTGCCGTCGCCGCCGCCAAGAAACTGGTTGAGCTGATACAGCAAAGCCAACCGCAGAACATCATGAACTAA
- a CDS encoding helix-turn-helix domain-containing protein, protein MGYVGGSSFERIPTEEAIVEATYRFKITGQLEQDQQLMDKLSRSEEPYDYVFFVKEHIAQNYMNNISLTDLADRIHVSRTHLSALFNKEVGCTFPEYIAKYRIHKAQDVMKHTKLSLTRIAELVGYPDYVHFSKTFKKYTGLTPQNFRKQIEDKYT, encoded by the coding sequence ATGGGTTATGTCGGTGGTTCGAGTTTTGAAAGGATACCAACGGAAGAAGCGATCGTGGAAGCGACGTACCGTTTCAAAATTACTGGCCAGCTGGAGCAGGATCAGCAGTTGATGGACAAGCTCAGCCGCTCCGAAGAGCCCTATGATTATGTCTTTTTTGTTAAAGAACATATAGCTCAAAATTATATGAACAACATTTCACTGACCGATCTTGCTGACCGGATCCATGTATCACGGACGCACTTAAGCGCACTTTTTAACAAAGAAGTGGGCTGCACTTTTCCGGAATACATCGCGAAATACCGCATCCATAAGGCACAGGACGTGATGAAGCATACCAAGCTTTCCTTAACACGGATCGCGGAGCTGGTCGGTTATCCCGATTATGTTCACTTCAGCAAAACCTTCAAAAAATACACAGGGTTGACCCCGCAAAACTTCCGCAAGCAAATCGAAGACAAATATACATAA
- a CDS encoding DUF2306 domain-containing protein, which produces MSNTKRFYTLMLAVIFLFILYIAYVQIIYDPQSTVFLGFKTNLLHPLNTNIWLAMMRIHAVFACITLVSGAVNFASTMRRKHRKLHKLNGYTYVAAVMIVGLTSGYMAPYATGGRSVSIAFNVLNMIWPAFTVIALIQIRKNQIHSHRKWMVRSYACCFTNLTVHLLTFFIRNASGWSYPASYRISVYISIPLLLVLAEIVIRTAWKKPEGMDQTMPA; this is translated from the coding sequence ATGTCAAATACCAAACGATTCTATACGCTGATGTTAGCCGTCATCTTCTTATTTATTCTTTACATTGCTTATGTCCAAATCATATATGATCCGCAGTCAACCGTTTTTTTAGGCTTCAAAACCAATCTGCTTCATCCGTTAAACACCAACATCTGGTTGGCGATGATGAGGATACATGCGGTATTTGCCTGTATAACGCTGGTATCTGGAGCCGTGAATTTCGCCAGCACGATGCGCAGGAAGCACCGGAAATTACATAAGCTGAATGGTTATACATACGTTGCCGCGGTCATGATTGTGGGACTTACATCGGGTTATATGGCTCCATATGCAACGGGAGGAAGATCAGTAAGTATCGCGTTTAATGTATTAAACATGATATGGCCCGCCTTTACCGTCATCGCGCTTATCCAGATCAGAAAAAATCAGATCCACAGCCACCGGAAATGGATGGTACGGAGCTATGCTTGCTGCTTCACCAATTTGACCGTACATCTACTTACTTTTTTCATCCGCAATGCTTCAGGATGGTCTTATCCGGCCAGCTATCGCATTAGTGTTTACATTTCCATTCCGCTTCTCTTGGTTCTGGCTGAAATTGTAATTCGGACTGCCTGGAAGAAGCCGGAAGGCATGGATCAAACAATGCCAGCATAA